TGATGCTTTCAGCACTTGTCAACTGTAGCTGGTGCATTATTAACAGCAACCCATTACCCACAtgtatacagagaaaactcagaCTTCAAATGCAGGATGGCTTAAGCTTTAACTAAAGCTTTTAGTACAGACTTAAACCtactgcttttttcttttatccttTATCAAAATCAGTTTGCTTCAACTTAATCTGTGGTGGCTCAATTTTATAACCAATGACACTCCTCCCTAAAAGGTCACAGGTCAGGCTGCAGTGTTCAACAGGTAGCTGGTCAGAGAAATAAACACCAATTTCCAGCTGTACAGAAATTCAAGAGTAAATGTGCTTACCCTGCCACCCTGGATGTTGTGGTATTTTTTCTCCAGACACTTCTTTACGCTGGCTTCATCTTTGTATGTGATGAAGATGAATCCCCTCCTTTTCTTTGATTTGGGGTCAATTGGGAGCTCAATGGTTTCGATCTGGAACGAGATGAGGACCAGAGGTGACAAAATGAGCAGGGGGAGGATGGGTGCATGTTGTCTGACAGTCTTGGGAGTCAATCGTCTCTGCTCTGAAGTCTCACCCACACTGTGTAAAGTGCATTCTAACTGCAGGTTTATTTTCAAAACCAACCTCTCCAAAGGCGCCAAAATATTCCCTGATGGTTTCCTCAGTTGCTTCTGGATTCAAACCCCCAACAAAGATCTTCTTGACAGGATCCTTCTTCATAGCCATCGCCCTCTTGGGGTCAATGTTACGCCCATCCAGTCTGTGTTCCTTCTGCTCCAGTACCTGCAGATACACAGACAGGCTGCCATTAACAAACAATTACAGCACAGTGATTAAAGCTATCATTATAGAGATGAGTAATTATGCATAAACAAAAGCAGTGTAGCAGATTAGCATATGATCAATTTATATTTATAGACCTGTTCTCCCAATaaattatctatctatctatctatctatctatctatctatctatctatctatctatatatatatatatatatatatatatatatatataaaaaaatataaaaatataaaataaataaaaaacactgcatATCAAGCAATGGTCAACTATGAGGTGAGTCACCTTATCCACGCTGGAGGAGTCTTTGAAGAGAACGAAGCCAAAGCCTCGGGATCGCCCAGTGTTTGAGTCCATCTTAATGGTGCAGTCTGACACCTCACCGAACTTAGTGAAGTAATCCTTCAGGTCCTTTTTACTCGTATCCCAGCTGAGGCCACCCACGAacattttactgtaaaacaCCACGCTGTTTATGTCTTGCTCACAAAGCACATTTCTTTTTGTATAATGCTGCATCTCATCAAAAACTGCCATACGCTACCTACAAACTTAGAAGGTTCCAGGGTTTATTTCACGTACAATCACATTTTTTCCACGACCGCCAAGAGTTAGTTATTATACATAACATGTGACTGGCCACGATCAAACTAGACACTcacccagcatcctcctctcctttGCTAGCGTCAATCTTGCCTCCATCTGTGCCGTTGTCCTGCTCTTCGTCCCCAGCCATCTGctcctgctcagctccattCTGGTCCTCTTCTCCCTCATTGCCATTCTGCTCCGATGTCTCCATGAGCAGATTCTCAGCGTCTGCCATTCTGACGGTGGGATCTTCAAATGACTGACACAGGACAGGACAGAGTTTGAGGGATTAGAGCAGTAGGCAGCCAACTATATCAAATTTATTGgtcaatttaaacatttattattcCCAAATTTTATTAACTGGCAGCACTATTTTTCCCTACTTGATGCTACAACAAAAAGGAGGCCAAAACCCTTTTTCATATAGGAACAC
The window above is part of the Archocentrus centrarchus isolate MPI-CPG fArcCen1 chromosome 14, fArcCen1, whole genome shotgun sequence genome. Proteins encoded here:
- the LOC115792445 gene encoding heterogeneous nuclear ribonucleoprotein A/B-like; translation: MADAENLLMETSEQNGNEGEEDQNGAEQEQMAGDEEQDNGTDGGKIDASKGEEDAGKMFVGGLSWDTSKKDLKDYFTKFGEVSDCTIKMDSNTGRSRGFGFVLFKDSSSVDKVLEQKEHRLDGRNIDPKRAMAMKKDPVKKIFVGGLNPEATEETIREYFGAFGEIETIELPIDPKSKKRRGFIFITYKDEASVKKCLEKKYHNIQGGRCELKIAQPKEVYQQQQYGAGRGGGYGGRGGRGRGGQSQGWNQGYGNYWNQGYGNQGYGYGGYGNYSNYDYSSGYYGYGPGYDYNQGSASYGKTPRRGGHQANYKPY